GTACACCAACTTTTCTGTGGCAGCGACCGATGCCACTTACCAGTACGTCCTTAATTTCACCAAGAGCAACATCAACTACCTGGCATATCCTGGAGATCCGTCCCCGATTCTCAATTTTTCCAACATTGCTCCCACGACCCTGCGAGTCTGTGGCATTCAAGTCACTGGATCGAACGATACCTTCCAGGGAATCAATGTCACCGGAGTTCAGGCAGGAACTTTGAAGCAAGCCGACAATTGGCGAATTACCGGCAATGGAAACACCTTCAACGAGATCGTGACCCACGATGATCAAGGGAACGGAATGTATTTTTTGTCGCATTCGTCGAACAATTTAGTTCTCAACTGCGATTCCTACAATCTCGTCGGTGTGAATGGAATATCGGCCGGAAACACCGACGGCTTTGGCTGTCATTCCGCGGGCTCGGGCAATGTTTTCCGAGGAGACCGTTCCTGGGGCAACAGTGACGACGGCTACGACTGCATTGACAATTCCGGCGGCGGGGTCACCTTTGACCACTGTTGGGCGTACGATAATGGACGCTTTGACGGAAACAAAAACGGCTTTAAGATCGGCGGCTTTGGCGACACCGGCGGCAGTTTTCCCGATCCACCGTCGGCGAATACCGTCGAGTTCTGCCTGTCGGCCGACAACGGCGCCAACGGGTTTTATGCCAACCATCAGCCGGGGCAGGCCGCCAACTGGTACAACAACACCGCCTACAACAATCACGGCAACTTCAACATGCTGGAGGCGATAGATACCAGCCCGGAAAACAGCAGCGTTCCGGGAACGCGCGAAGTTCTGCACAACAACCTGGCGTATGTGGGAACGGGCGTATCGAACCTCGACGAAACTGGAAGCATGGTGGCGAACAATTGGTTCACACTGCCCGTGACCGTCAGCGCCGCGGATTTCCAGAGCTTGGATGCCACCCAAATGACGCTGCCTCGTCAGGCCGACGGCAGCCTGCCCGACATCGCGTTTATGAATTTGGCCGCTGGGAGCGACCTGATTGACGCCGGCCTGAATGTCGGCTTGCCTTACCTCGGGGCCGCGCCCGATTTGGGCGCGTTTGAAACCGTTCCCGAGCCCAGCACCTTCATCCTGGCCGTCTTGGCGTTTGGGTTGTTAGTCGCTTTGCCTTCACGTCGGCCAGCGCTTCGCGCGCCACAGCAAGCCTAGAGAGGCTAGTGCTAAGAGAATAACGCTGGAAGGTTCGGGAACGAGTGCCACGCGGAATCCGGTGGCGCCGACTTCGTAGAGATCGCCGGACGAAGGACCGTAGTCGTACAGTTCTTCCGGTCCATAGTAGCTAAGTAGTAATTGAGGAGAGAGGGAGGTATCGGACCACGAATCACCGCTTAAACCGCGGATGCGGGCGCCATCAATCAGCGTTTCATTCCACTGGAAAACATCGCCCCCCATGTCAAAAGCGCCGTAGGGGCTGGCGGAAGCCGTGTAGGCCCCCACATCGGTCAGATAATTCTGCGTGCTGCTTAAAGTTGACGAACCGGTAACAGCGTAACCGGTTGTTGGATCGTAAAAGTTGGCGGTGTCTGGCGTGTTGCCCGGCGGAGCTGAAGTGGTGGGAGCAGTGTCGATGGAAAATGGATAAATATTGTATGTTTTAGTGGAAGGATTATAGTATGCCGCTTTGTACCATTCATCTTCGGTGGGAATCACCCAAGTGGCATTGGTGTTGCGGGTGGGAAATAGAACGCCAGTGTTAAGCGTGTACGAGCCCGTTTCAGTCGTGTTCGCACCTTCTGCACCGTCCGGCTGGCCGTTATAAAGCCAATTGGCAAATCGAGCCGCATTGCTCCAACTAATGTAGGCAATAGGATGATTAGGAGAACCGATCACGCTGTACGTGTAACTGCCCGAGGCGCCATTCTGCTGGATTCCGGCGACGTGCAGGTCCGTCGCCATGTTGGAAACGTAAAGCCCATAAGGATCGGTCGCCGCCACAGCGTTCAGAAACTCCGTGTACTGGCCCACGGTCACGTCATATTCGCCAATGCTATAGTTGTAGCCGACCGATCCAATTCCACGAATGGAACCGAAGTTTAGTTGATTAGCCGTATTGCCCGGATTACCGACTGACACGGTGACCAGGCTGGTTTGCCCGTCGGGCATGTTGAACACATCGGCGAAAGCGGTTCGGAAAAAAACAAATGAAATCGCGCAAAGCAGCGCGAGTGAAACCAAGAAGCGTTTCATCGAGCGGGCTCCGAATTCAATGGTGCAACTGAACCGTGGAGCCTTGCCTCTGTCCCAACCCATCGACTGACGCCTCCCCACTATAGCCGTGAAGTGGGGGCCACACAAGCAACTTTTCGCCGCATTGAGGCCGACAGCGCACTGAAAAAAACCGCCGGAGTTGACGGATGCGAACAAGACACATCGCGTCGGTCAACGACCCTCGCTAACATACTCAGCGAGTCAGCGATGCAAATCGTCGGTCTGGCCGATGTAGCGCCGGCCAACGACATCATTCACATGAACATAAACAAAGTAGTTCAAGCTCCCCGAGTAGGACTCGAACTGGGTCACGTAAGCAAGAATCCTAGCAAAGACTTATGTAAATCGCCAGATTCCAGCGCTGCACAATCCGGTGCAATTCCGTCAAATTTTGACGCATCTTCCGATACGTCGAACAGCGGAATGGTCGGATCACCCAACCCTGACCTGGCTTTGATCATCTCTCGTTGGCCCACGTTGTCTTCTGACATCAAGAAACAGATCCTGTCTTTGCTGAGCGGGGCAACACAGGATGATCCGTGAAAATTCAAATGTCAAAAAGCGTTCCCGATATTCCCATAATTATCCGTCACACGCCTAAGGACTCTTCGGCAGCTAGGAGCGGTGTCGCTTGATCACGGCCGCCAACTTTAGCCGGGGTTCTGGAAATTCCGCAAAAACGCGCGTTTGACAAGCAGTACTTTTTCGAGTCGATTTTTGGCTGCTGCATAGAGGTTTTCTGCCAAAACGGCTCTGCAAATAGCTCAAAGTCGAAGCCGTCTCCGACGTGGCAAAGCGCCAGTGTTTTTCACGAAAACGATCGATATCTTGCCGCCTCAACCCGGGCCCCAGCGCACTAAATCTGTGCTGGAATTTCGTCGCTTTCACACCGCGTTTGAGGATACAAAACAATAGGTAATCTAAGGGAACCCCCCCAGGTCAATCCCTATGAAAACGCAGCACAATCCGCCCCTGCTACCGCGCCCAAACTTGTGAGAGCTTTGGCTCCTAATTCAGGCCGTTTGATCCACTGCGACAGTGCCCATTTGAAATGGAATTGCAATGAAGGCCCGGCTCTAGGTCTAATCTCGTAAGGCTGATCGCTTCGCCGCGACTTCCGGGTAGTGTCCGTCAAGGTGCGCATCCATGAGGAAGCCCGAGTCAAGGGGTAGCGGGTAAATCACGGGAACTCCCAAGCATCCATCCGGCATCCCTGACGTGCAGGCCGCCATGAGCTGAATTCGGCCGTCCCCATTCACATTTTCGGCATCAACGTGCCATGCGCATCCTACGGGGTACGGTTTGGTTCCCGCTATCTCCTTCACATTGGTCATGCAGCTGGTGCTTCCCTCCAGGGTTGCCCGGATTTCAGGATGGCCAACATCACCCTCAAAACGTAATGGGCGGTGGCCACCAGCGCGATTTTCTTTCGGATTTCCTGACCTTGATAAATTCGATCGAAGTGGGCGCGGATGGTCGGTGACCGCTGAATGCCTTGCCAAACGGCTTCGACAAGAAGATGCCGGACCGTGGCGGGGCCTTGCCGTGTAATGTGTCCGAGTCGGTTCGTCGAGCCAGATTGGTCTTGGCTGGGCACAAGGCCAAAGTAGCTGCCAATGGACTTCGTATCCGCAAAACGGTCGGCGCGATCCACGTAAGCTAAGACCGCCTCCGAG
Above is a window of Pirellulales bacterium DNA encoding:
- a CDS encoding SUMF1/EgtB/PvdO family nonheme iron enzyme is translated as MKRFLVSLALLCAISFVFFRTAFADVFNMPDGQTSLVTVSVGNPGNTANQLNFGSIRGIGSVGYNYSIGEYDVTVGQYTEFLNAVAATDPYGLYVSNMATDLHVAGIQQNGASGSYTYSVIGSPNHPIAYISWSNAARFANWLYNGQPDGAEGANTTETGSYTLNTGVLFPTRNTNATWVIPTEDEWYKAAYYNPSTKTYNIYPFSIDTAPTTSAPPGNTPDTANFYDPTTGYAVTGSSTLSSTQNYLTDVGAYTASASPYGAFDMGGDVFQWNETLIDGARIRGLSGDSWSDTSLSPQLLLSYYGPEELYDYGPSSGDLYEVGATGFRVALVPEPSSVILLALASLGLLWRAKRWPT